A region of Mammaliicoccus sp. Dog046 DNA encodes the following proteins:
- the ruvA gene encoding Holliday junction branch migration protein RuvA, translated as MYAYIKGKVTQLYPSHIVVETNGIGYEIQTPNSYRFQSQLDKETQVFTQLIVREDAQLLFGFSNLEEKDMFLSLIKVTGIGPKSALAILASSTPNEVAIAIENENETYLTKFPGIGKKTARQIILDLKGKLIITEESELFFEDNDSHQDLLDEALLALEALGYSKRELTKVKKQLEKESFETVDACVKRGLALLIQ; from the coding sequence ATGTATGCATATATAAAAGGGAAAGTAACACAATTATATCCTTCTCATATCGTTGTTGAAACGAATGGAATAGGTTATGAAATTCAAACACCGAATTCATACCGTTTTCAATCACAATTAGACAAAGAAACACAAGTCTTCACTCAACTTATTGTTAGAGAAGATGCACAATTATTGTTTGGATTTAGTAACTTAGAGGAGAAAGATATGTTCCTCAGCTTAATCAAAGTTACGGGTATTGGTCCTAAGTCTGCGTTAGCAATCTTAGCATCAAGTACGCCAAATGAAGTTGCGATTGCCATTGAGAATGAAAACGAAACATATTTAACTAAGTTTCCAGGTATCGGTAAAAAGACTGCAAGACAAATTATATTAGACTTAAAAGGTAAATTGATTATCACAGAAGAATCAGAATTATTCTTTGAAGATAATGACTCACATCAAGACTTATTAGATGAAGCATTGTTAGCATTAGAAGCATTAGGATATTCTAAACGAGAATTAACTAAAGTGAAGAAACAGTTAGAAAAAGAATCATTTGAAACTGTAGATGCATGTGTTAAACGAGGATTAGCTTTACTTATTCAGTAA
- the ruvB gene encoding Holliday junction branch migration DNA helicase RuvB encodes MDERLVDEHEHNEDIHSELSLRPDTLQQYIGQHTIKSNLDIFIKAAKLREEPLDHCLLYGPPGLGKTTLAHIISNEMDVNLRTASGPSIERPGDLAAILSALQPGDVLFIDEIHRLSRVVEEVLYPAMEDFFLDIVVGKGEEARSIRIDLPPFTLVGATTRVGSLSAPLRDRFGVHLRLEYYDDKSLEQIIKRTADVFEVDIDDLSTQELSKRSRGTPRIANRLLRRVRDFAQVEGNDDITMKVTEHALNLLQVDKEGLDHIDYKIMHCILNNYKGGPVGLDAIAATIGEERITLEDVYEPYLIQKGFIERTPRGRRATALSYDHFKFKTD; translated from the coding sequence TTGGATGAGAGATTAGTTGATGAACATGAACACAATGAAGATATTCATAGTGAATTGTCATTAAGACCTGATACATTACAACAATATATTGGACAACATACAATTAAATCAAATTTAGATATTTTTATAAAAGCAGCTAAATTAAGAGAAGAACCTTTAGATCATTGTTTATTATATGGTCCACCTGGATTAGGTAAAACGACTTTAGCGCATATTATATCTAATGAAATGGATGTTAATTTAAGAACAGCAAGTGGTCCTTCCATAGAGCGACCGGGTGATTTAGCGGCGATACTGTCTGCATTACAACCCGGAGACGTTTTGTTCATTGATGAAATTCATAGATTAAGTCGCGTTGTAGAAGAAGTATTATACCCAGCAATGGAAGATTTTTTCTTGGATATTGTTGTTGGTAAAGGTGAAGAAGCGAGAAGTATTCGTATTGATTTACCACCATTTACGCTTGTGGGTGCAACAACTAGAGTCGGAAGTTTATCAGCGCCTTTAAGAGATCGTTTTGGTGTTCATTTAAGATTAGAGTACTATGACGATAAGAGTTTAGAACAAATCATTAAACGTACGGCTGACGTATTTGAAGTCGATATCGATGACCTTAGTACACAAGAGTTATCTAAACGAAGTAGAGGAACGCCTCGTATTGCGAACAGATTATTGCGTAGAGTGCGAGACTTTGCACAAGTAGAAGGCAATGATGATATCACGATGAAAGTCACTGAGCATGCGCTTAACTTATTACAAGTAGATAAAGAAGGCTTAGATCATATTGACTATAAAATTATGCATTGCATATTGAATAATTATAAAGGTGGTCCAGTTGGTTTGGATGCAATTGCTGCGACAATTGGTGAAGAACGCATTACGTTGGAAGATGTATATGAACCTTATTTAATACAAAAAGGGTTTATAGAAAGAACGCCACGTGGACGCCGAGCAACTGCATTGAGTTATGATCACTTCAAATTTAAAACGGATTAG
- the queA gene encoding tRNA preQ1(34) S-adenosylmethionine ribosyltransferase-isomerase QueA: protein MNIEEFDFNLPESLIAQTPLLNRESSRLLKCDRKTGQLEDLTFKDIVNQLSPGDCLVLNDTKVMPARLFGLKEETGAKVEMLMLTQHEENQWEVLIKPAKRIKKGQSVSFGEGKIIATCLEELEQGGRIMELSYEGILQERLDELGEMPLPPYIKERLDDQDRYQTVYAKAVGSAAAPTAGLHFTEALLKEIKERGIHIAFITLHVGLGTFRPVSVDNIDDHEMHSEYYQMTAETADLLNRVKSQGNKIISVGTTSTRTLETIRSKNDQFVEASGWTDIFIYPGYEFKAIDGLITNFHLPKSTLIMLVSALSTRDNILNAYNHAVENKYRFFSFGDAMIII from the coding sequence GTGAATATTGAAGAGTTTGATTTTAATTTACCTGAATCTTTAATCGCCCAAACTCCACTGTTAAATCGAGAAAGTAGTCGATTACTTAAGTGTGATAGAAAGACTGGACAACTAGAAGATTTAACATTTAAAGATATAGTCAATCAACTTTCACCAGGTGATTGCTTAGTTTTGAATGATACTAAAGTAATGCCAGCAAGATTATTTGGGTTGAAGGAAGAAACTGGTGCAAAGGTTGAAATGTTGATGCTTACACAACATGAAGAAAATCAATGGGAAGTCCTGATTAAGCCAGCAAAACGTATTAAAAAAGGACAATCTGTTAGCTTTGGTGAAGGTAAAATTATTGCGACTTGTTTGGAAGAGTTAGAACAGGGCGGAAGAATCATGGAACTTTCTTATGAAGGTATATTACAAGAAAGATTAGATGAACTAGGTGAAATGCCTTTACCACCATATATAAAAGAGCGTTTAGATGATCAAGATAGATACCAAACTGTATATGCAAAAGCAGTTGGTTCTGCAGCAGCTCCAACAGCGGGCTTACATTTCACTGAAGCTTTATTAAAAGAAATTAAAGAAAGAGGCATCCATATTGCATTTATTACACTTCATGTCGGTTTAGGTACATTTAGACCAGTGAGTGTAGATAATATCGATGATCATGAGATGCACTCTGAATATTATCAAATGACAGCTGAGACAGCTGATTTACTTAATCGAGTAAAATCACAGGGCAATAAAATTATTTCAGTTGGTACAACTTCTACGAGAACACTTGAAACGATTCGCTCTAAAAATGATCAATTCGTTGAAGCAAGTGGATGGACGGATATATTTATTTATCCTGGTTATGAATTCAAAGCGATTGATGGGCTTATAACAAATTTCCATTTACCAAAATCAACATTGATTATGTTAGTTTCAGCACTGTCGACAAGAGATAATATTCTTAATGCATACAATCATGCTGTAGAAAATAAATATCGTTTCTTCAGTTTTGGAGATGCAATGATAATAATATAG
- the tgt gene encoding tRNA guanosine(34) transglycosylase Tgt: MPAVTYEHIKTCKQSGARLGIVHTPHGSFETPMFMPVGTKATVKTMSPEELKQMEAKIILSNTYHLWLQPGSDIISKVGGLHKFMNWDGPILTDSGGFQVFSLSDMRKIEEEGVHFRHHLNGSKLFLSPEKAMHIQNDLGSDIMMAFDECPPMPSEYDYVKKSIERTSRWAERCLEAHRRPEDQALFGIIQGGEYNDLREQSAKDLVSLDFPGYAIGGLSVGEPKPVMYRMVEHTTPLMPFNKPRYLMGVGSPDALIECSIRGIDMFDCVLPTRIARNGTCMTSQGRVVIKNAKYQQDLSPLDPECDCYTCKNYTKAYLRHLIKADETFGIRLTTYHNLHFLLKLMENVRQAIREDRLLDFKDEFFEQYGLNVENPKNF, translated from the coding sequence ATGCCTGCAGTAACATATGAACACATTAAAACGTGTAAACAATCTGGTGCAAGATTAGGAATTGTGCATACACCTCATGGGTCATTCGAAACACCTATGTTTATGCCTGTTGGTACTAAAGCAACAGTTAAGACGATGAGTCCTGAAGAACTTAAACAAATGGAAGCGAAAATCATATTGAGTAATACCTATCATTTGTGGTTACAACCTGGAAGTGATATCATTTCTAAAGTGGGTGGATTACATAAGTTTATGAATTGGGATGGACCTATTCTAACTGATTCTGGTGGATTTCAAGTTTTTAGTTTGAGTGATATGAGAAAAATTGAAGAAGAAGGTGTACATTTTAGACACCATTTAAATGGATCTAAATTGTTCTTAAGCCCAGAAAAAGCAATGCACATACAAAATGATCTAGGTTCAGATATCATGATGGCATTTGATGAATGCCCGCCTATGCCTTCTGAATATGATTATGTTAAGAAATCTATCGAGCGAACATCTAGATGGGCAGAGAGATGTCTTGAAGCGCATCGCCGTCCAGAAGATCAAGCCTTATTCGGCATTATCCAAGGTGGAGAATATAATGATCTTAGAGAGCAAAGTGCCAAAGATTTAGTTTCATTAGATTTCCCTGGCTATGCAATTGGTGGTTTGTCTGTAGGGGAACCAAAACCTGTTATGTACAGAATGGTTGAACATACAACACCATTAATGCCATTTAATAAGCCAAGATATTTAATGGGTGTTGGATCGCCTGATGCATTAATCGAATGCTCTATTAGAGGTATCGATATGTTTGATTGTGTATTACCAACACGTATCGCTAGAAATGGAACATGTATGACTTCTCAAGGTAGAGTAGTGATAAAGAATGCGAAGTATCAACAAGATTTATCACCACTTGATCCAGAATGTGATTGTTATACTTGTAAAAACTATACGAAAGCATATTTGCGTCATCTGATTAAAGCAGATGAAACTTTTGGAATTCGTCTTACTACTTATCATAATTTACATTTCTTATTAAAACTGATGGAAAATGTTCGTCAAGCAATAAGAGAAGATCGATTACTAGATTTCAAAGATGAATTTTTTGAGCAGTATGGGCTAAACGTAGAAAACCCAAAAAACTTTTAA
- the yajC gene encoding preprotein translocase subunit YajC encodes MDMLVQLLPIILIFALVWFLMIRPQQKRAKEHRELLNRLEVGQKVTSIGGIKGTVRAVDESIVVVSVNDKGQEITFEKPAIKQVDPS; translated from the coding sequence ATGGACATGTTAGTACAATTATTACCAATTATTTTAATTTTTGCACTTGTTTGGTTCTTAATGATTAGACCACAACAAAAAAGAGCAAAAGAACATCGCGAATTATTAAATCGTTTAGAAGTAGGTCAAAAAGTAACTTCAATTGGCGGAATCAAAGGTACAGTTAGAGCAGTTGATGAGTCAATCGTTGTTGTATCTGTAAACGATAAAGGTCAAGAAATTACATTTGAAAAACCAGCAATCAAACAAGTAGACCCATCATAA
- the secDF gene encoding protein translocase subunit SecDF has product MKKRSRIIAFLLLAVLIFSLIGSTTKDITKNVNLGLDLQGGFEVLYQVNPLDKGDKIDKDAVKSTAKTLESRVNVLGVSEPKIQVEEGNRIRVQLAGIKDQSEARKVLSTQANLTIRDAKDRVLLSGKDLVQGGAKQGFKDNTNEVAVTLKLKDAKKFKEVTEKVSKMNPNLMVIWMDYQKGDSYAKEAKKEQQGKKPKYISAATVSQPINSENVEISGGFKGEDGVKDAKQIADLLNSGSLPVKLDEVYSTSVGAQFGKDALHETILASAIGVGIIFLFMLIYYRLPGLVAVITLSAYVYLTLLAFNFISGVLTLPGLAALVLGVGMAVDANIIMYERIKDELRIGRTLQQAFKKGSGSSFITILDANLTTILAALVLFVFGESSVKGFATMLLLAILMSFVTSVFFTRVLLSLLINSNYFKKKYSWFGVGKKDRHDISERLEVHDLSTKYDKINFVKLAKPLLTFSIITIIVGAIIVSIFKLNLGIDFTSGTRVDLQSDQAIKTEQVSKTMKDMGLDPSQVTTSGSGNKMATVQFKDALNKSEIQDVKSTFDKKLGHDPNVSTVSPVVGQELAMNALKAMFYAALGIVIYVSFRFEWRMGTTAVLALLHDVFMIVAVFSLFRLEVDITFIAAVLTIIGYSINDTIVTFDRVRENLRKVKVIKDPETIDMIVNSSIRQTMTRSINTVLTVVIVVVALLILGSPSIFNFSLALLIGLISGVFSSVFVAVPLWGMLKKRQLKKSENGKLVVYEEKKSNDEKILV; this is encoded by the coding sequence GTGAAAAAGCGGAGTAGAATCATAGCCTTTTTACTTCTAGCAGTGTTGATTTTTAGTTTAATAGGATCAACTACAAAAGATATTACGAAGAATGTAAATTTAGGTTTAGACTTACAAGGTGGATTTGAGGTACTTTATCAAGTTAATCCTTTAGATAAAGGAGATAAGATTGATAAGGATGCTGTTAAATCGACTGCAAAGACTTTAGAATCACGTGTAAACGTATTAGGTGTTTCTGAACCGAAGATTCAAGTCGAGGAAGGTAACCGTATTCGTGTTCAATTAGCTGGTATTAAAGACCAAAGTGAAGCACGTAAAGTACTTTCAACACAAGCGAATTTAACAATCAGAGATGCTAAAGACAGAGTGTTATTATCAGGTAAAGACTTAGTTCAAGGTGGAGCGAAACAAGGCTTCAAAGACAATACAAACGAAGTTGCCGTGACGCTTAAACTGAAAGATGCTAAGAAATTTAAAGAAGTAACTGAAAAAGTATCCAAAATGAATCCTAATCTAATGGTAATTTGGATGGATTATCAAAAAGGTGACAGTTACGCGAAAGAAGCGAAAAAAGAACAACAAGGTAAGAAACCGAAATATATTTCAGCTGCAACAGTTAGCCAACCAATCAATTCTGAAAATGTTGAAATTTCAGGTGGATTTAAAGGTGAAGATGGCGTGAAAGATGCCAAACAAATCGCTGACTTATTAAATTCAGGTTCATTACCAGTTAAATTAGATGAAGTTTATTCTACATCTGTAGGTGCACAATTTGGTAAAGATGCATTACATGAAACGATTCTTGCTTCAGCAATTGGTGTAGGAATTATATTCTTGTTTATGCTCATATACTATCGTTTACCAGGTTTAGTAGCAGTAATTACACTAAGTGCATATGTGTATTTAACATTATTAGCGTTTAACTTTATTTCAGGTGTATTAACGTTACCTGGACTTGCGGCACTTGTATTAGGTGTCGGTATGGCAGTTGATGCGAATATTATTATGTACGAACGGATTAAAGATGAACTGCGGATAGGTAGGACATTACAACAAGCATTTAAAAAAGGTTCTGGATCATCATTTATCACTATTCTTGATGCCAATTTAACGACTATTTTAGCTGCTTTAGTACTATTCGTATTTGGTGAAAGTTCCGTTAAAGGTTTCGCCACAATGTTATTATTAGCAATATTAATGAGTTTTGTGACGTCAGTGTTCTTTACTAGAGTACTACTTTCCTTACTTATCAATTCAAACTACTTCAAGAAAAAATATAGTTGGTTTGGTGTCGGTAAAAAAGATAGACATGATATTAGTGAAAGATTAGAAGTTCATGACTTAAGTACGAAGTATGATAAAATTAATTTTGTGAAATTAGCAAAACCACTATTAACATTCAGTATCATAACAATAATAGTAGGGGCAATAATTGTTTCTATATTTAAATTGAACTTAGGAATTGATTTCACAAGTGGTACGCGTGTGGATTTACAGTCCGATCAAGCGATTAAAACTGAACAAGTATCGAAAACAATGAAAGATATGGGCTTAGATCCATCACAAGTAACAACGAGTGGTTCAGGTAATAAGATGGCTACTGTACAATTTAAAGATGCTTTAAATAAATCTGAAATTCAAGATGTAAAATCGACCTTTGATAAAAAATTAGGCCACGATCCAAATGTAAGTACAGTTTCACCAGTAGTTGGTCAAGAACTTGCTATGAATGCTTTAAAAGCAATGTTCTACGCGGCACTCGGTATAGTTATCTATGTTTCCTTCAGATTCGAATGGAGAATGGGTACAACAGCTGTATTAGCTTTATTACATGACGTATTCATGATTGTAGCTGTATTTAGTTTATTCAGGTTAGAAGTGGATATCACATTTATAGCTGCGGTATTAACCATTATCGGTTATTCTATTAATGACACCATTGTTACGTTCGACCGGGTTCGTGAGAATTTACGTAAAGTTAAAGTGATTAAAGATCCAGAAACAATCGACATGATAGTTAATTCATCAATCAGACAAACGATGACGAGATCAATCAATACAGTACTAACCGTCGTTATTGTTGTTGTTGCATTGTTGATACTTGGCTCACCTAGTATCTTTAACTTCTCACTTGCACTATTAATCGGTTTAATATCAGGTGTATTCTCATCAGTCTTCGTTGCTGTACCTTTATGGGGTATGTTGAAGAAGAGACAACTTAAGAAAAGTGAAAATGGTAAATTAGTTGTTTATGAAGAGAAAAAATCAAATGACGAAAAAATACTTGTATAA